One region of Macadamia integrifolia cultivar HAES 741 chromosome 11, SCU_Mint_v3, whole genome shotgun sequence genomic DNA includes:
- the LOC122093841 gene encoding putative E3 ubiquitin-protein ligase RING1a, with translation MPAQKRSSENLEEESPQRHHHHHNNNNNNTSTTQQVAAEEEDGEDSHGSPSSSSGDKNEYVIVRLSDIRKEVQCPICLGIIRKTRTVMECLHRFCRECIDKSMRMGNNECPACRTHCASRRSLRDDPNYDSLIAALYPDIDKYEEEELAFYEEEKDRNKQIQASIAQTLKRQSEALGRRRTTAKATAAAFMRKSQGNYRSSHSRARRSGRGLELQGSDDDDTNGNDGSKDSSSDERIEVKPKRCRRWSGPRFSLPSTAAAHADGGCDENDDLELSRESTGASSGLAGNPEVLAWGKGGVRSHTRYGSVSGNNGKNARTTPLSKLVDYLRSLDGNDELDVHLTLIPLDEESIPSLQRPYLCCHPTLSIKHLCQYVALQTPVQAENVEILVVKEPHYTNAKQCGSLFNPSTSKDVPILKSLVDPSKDELQLLEEKETLAELQANCTSCRGHLVLAYRQKAVS, from the exons ATGCCTGCTCAGAAGCGTTCCTCGGAAAATCTCGAGGAGGAATCTCCGCAAcgccaccaccatcaccacaacaacaacaacaacaacacctCCACCACGCAGCAAGtggcagcagaagaagaagatggagagg ATTCTCATGGAAGCCCTTCGTCTAGTAGCGGAGATAAAAACGA ATATGTCATAGTGAGATTGTCAGACATACGCAAAGAAGTGCAATGTCCAATATGCCTAG GTATCATTCGGAAAACAAGAACTGtaatggaatgcttgcatcgcTTTTGCAGGGAATGCATTGACAAATCAATGCGAATGGG GAACAATGAATGTCCTGCTTGCCGGACACATTGTGCAAGTCGTCGTTCTTTGAGGGATGATCCAAACTATGATTCTCTAATTGCAGCTTTGTATCCAGATATTGACAAGTATGAGGAAGAG GAACTAGCTTTCTATGAAGAGGAGAAGGATCGGAATAAGCAG ATCCAAGCATCCATTGCCCAGACATTGAAACGGCAGTCAGAAGCACTTGGTCGTAGACGCACAACAGCTAAAGCCACAGCAGCTGCATTTATGAGGAAATCTCAGGGAAATTATCGGAGCTCTCATTCAAGAGCGAGAAGAAGTGGTCGTGGTTTGGAACTTCAAGGATCCGATGATGATGACACAAATGGCAATGATGGAAGCAAAGATTCATCTTCTGATGAGCGCATAGAAGTGAAGCCTAAAAGGTGCAGGAGATGGTCAGGACCACGGTTCTCTCTTCCTTCTACTGCAGCTGCCCATGCAGATGGAGGCtgtgatgaaaatgatgatttgGAATTGAGCAGAGAAAGCACAGGTGCATCTTCTGGTTTGGCTGGGAATCCAGAGGTATTGGCTTGGGGCAAGGGTGGTGTTCGGAGTCACACACGATATGGCAGTGTAAGTGGTAACAATGGTAAGAATGCTCGGACTACCCCCTTATCTAAGTTGGTAGATTACCTTCGGAGCTTGGACGGAAATGATGAG TTAGATGTACATCTGACACTTATCCCTTTGGACGAAGAAAGTATACCAAGTTTGCAGCGGCCATACCTTTGTTGCCATCCTACTTTGTCTATTAAACACTTATGCCAA TATGTAGCACTCCAGACTCCTGTGCAAGCTGAAAACGTCGAAATATTGGTGGTAAAAGAGCCCCACTATACAAATGCTAAACAGTGTGGGTCCTTGTTCAATCCTTCAACCTCCAAGGATGTTCCGATTCTCAAGTCCCTTGTTGATCCTTCCAAAGATGAGCTGCAATTATtggaagagaaagaaaccctgGCAGAACTTCAAGCTAATTGTACCTCTTGCCGAGGCCATCTG GTTCTGGCGTATCGGCAGAAGGCAGTTAGTTAA
- the LOC122092852 gene encoding auxin-repressed 12.5 kDa protein-like, which produces MVLIENFWNEVLAGPDPDQGMRMITTKPLNLKRCIYEGKGNKSLLMPESPPTPATPVTPSSARKENVWRSVFNPGSNLATKGIGAALFDKPQPNTPTVYDWLYSDDTRSKHH; this is translated from the exons ATGGTTTTGATAGAAAATTTCTGGAACGAGGTATTGGCTGGGCCTGATCCTGATCAGGGCATGAGGATGATCACCACCAAGCCCTTGAACCTTAAAAGATGTATATAT gaaggaaagggaaacaaATCGTTGTTGATGCCGGAGAGCCCACCAACTCCGGCAACGCCGGTGACACCGTCGTCAGCTAGAAAAGAGAACGTGTGGAGGAGTGTGTTCAACCCTGGGAGCAACCTTGCCACCAAAGGCATCGGTGCTGCTCTCTTCGACAAGCCCCAACCTAACACCCCTACTGTTTACGACTG GCTTTACAGCGATGACACCAGGAGCAAGCACCATTGA